In the Pseudoalteromonas sp. A25 genome, AATCGCACAACGCCTGAAGGATCCCGACAAGTGACAGCTCGCAATGTATTTACGCTATTAGGATACACACTATCAAGATATGCAGTTTGTATGATTTTTGGTTCAATTACATAATCAGCTTCTAATCTATCCAGATCTTCATAAGTAAATTCCTTTCCATCTAACGACAACTTATTAACTTCTTTTTTTAGTATCAAGATTCCTTTACCACCACACCCTGATACAGGCTTTACAAAAACTTTATCAGTGTTTGATTGTCTGATTACCTCTAAAAACTCTTTTGATGAGTGAAACTGACCGTCAGGTGTTACGAATCCTCGACCTTTTTTCATTCCTATAATCGGCGAAGTTGGTAGGTCCATCCCTTTAAAGAGGTAATAGCAAACTATCTTATTTTCTAAAATATAACCCGCACCTTTCAAGTTATCGAACTTAGGATATAAGATGAAATAGAAGTAATAACTCGGAATATATGTTTTCATTTCCTCAATTGAAAGTTCACAGTCTTGCCTATAAAAGTCATGCGTATAATACTGCATTGGAATAAACCCCCAATACTGCTTTAACGCAGCCAATTCTTTTTTAATTAATTTTTTATCTTTTTTGAACTTTGTAGATTTATAACGCGCCATATTAAACCTAAAACGCTCATTAAAAAAAAGATAGTAGACATATCTAACTTTATCAATAAAGCAATGCTTAACCCCAACTATCATGATAAAAATCTCCTAAAAATATTAGCGAGATTCCTTTCAAAAACGTTAATAGTATAACTATTCTTATATTTATTTCTTGCAGACTCCGTGGCTGATAAATAAAACTCTTGATCATTTAGCATATTTTTCATGGCTGTGGCCAAAGAATCAGCTGATAGGTTGTCTAAAACGAATCCAATACTATCATCTACAATATCTGGAATAGCTCCCTCTTTTGTAGAAATTATTGGCAAGCCGCAAGACATAGCTTCCAGAATAGCTAAAGGAAAACATTCATTCCTATATTTAGTTGGCAAAACAAAGACATGCCCTCGGCTTAAGCAATCATATTTATCCTGACCATAAACTGGACCACACAATTGAACATTGTTTTCACGTATAGATTTTACATTTTCTTCTATTGTATTGTAGTAAGATGAGTTATTCGAATTACCATAAATTTCAACTTTAAAGTCACTAACTCCTTGCTCTAGTAATATTTTTGAAGCTTCCACCAACAAGTTAGCACCTTTACTAGGACCGATATTAGACAAATACACAAAAGTGAATTTTTCATTTCTTATCCCCCCTGGTTTATATAAATCTTCTATTCCATTATTCAATACATATACTTCCTTACTTTTGTCTATTACTGGTTCAATATCTACAATGAGACTTTCTGAAAGGTGAATAATATCAGCCGACTTAAATACAGTTCTATAAACTAACTTCTTAAAATAATGGTTTTCTACCTCTTGCGCTATTCCCTTTCCATGCATATGATAAATCACTTTAGCACCTGAAGCTTTCATCAGCATAGCCAATATCGCATCCTTGACAAAAGCTATTCCGTAAGGACTAAGCGTTAGATAAACTAAATCGGGTCTGAACTTAATTCGCCAAAAGATCGCTAACAAAGCTATTTTAATAAAAGAGAGTACTTTTATAAGGCTAAATTTACCTATTTCTTTTATATCGTCAGAAGGCGCAATGTTGATATAAAAAGTGTCGAAATACCTGTTGAGTAAAGCACTATTTTTGATCATAGAGTTCACCATAGAAGCTCCATGAACAGGAGGTGGTAACTGCATCAAAAACATTATTTTTTTCATGATTTTTTCCTGACGAACTCTGATGCATTAACAATTCCCTGAGCCGCATTAAA is a window encoding:
- a CDS encoding sugar-transfer associated ATP-grasp domain-containing protein produces the protein MIVGVKHCFIDKVRYVYYLFFNERFRFNMARYKSTKFKKDKKLIKKELAALKQYWGFIPMQYYTHDFYRQDCELSIEEMKTYIPSYYFYFILYPKFDNLKGAGYILENKIVCYYLFKGMDLPTSPIIGMKKGRGFVTPDGQFHSSKEFLEVIRQSNTDKVFVKPVSGCGGKGILILKKEVNKLSLDGKEFTYEDLDRLEADYVIEPKIIQTAYLDSVYPNSVNTLRAVTCRDPSGVVRLIAVTLRMGTHGKEVDNSAQGGLLIGINLDTGKPIRDYAGYEYGCEKLYSHPDSGFNFCDLFIENWCSIKADIVDFAKKMTLYNLVGWDVALTKDGPIVIEANTKFGIDHSQSGVGGMKELFFHGEPTKWNKERSI
- a CDS encoding glycosyltransferase family 4 protein, which codes for MKKIMFLMQLPPPVHGASMVNSMIKNSALLNRYFDTFYINIAPSDDIKEIGKFSLIKVLSFIKIALLAIFWRIKFRPDLVYLTLSPYGIAFVKDAILAMLMKASGAKVIYHMHGKGIAQEVENHYFKKLVYRTVFKSADIIHLSESLIVDIEPVIDKSKEVYVLNNGIEDLYKPGGIRNEKFTFVYLSNIGPSKGANLLVEASKILLEQGVSDFKVEIYGNSNNSSYYNTIEENVKSIRENNVQLCGPVYGQDKYDCLSRGHVFVLPTKYRNECFPLAILEAMSCGLPIISTKEGAIPDIVDDSIGFVLDNLSADSLATAMKNMLNDQEFYLSATESARNKYKNSYTINVFERNLANIFRRFLS